A genomic stretch from Chitinophaga agri includes:
- a CDS encoding PorP/SprF family type IX secretion system membrane protein codes for MKRSIILMMLLLLGKLSFAQQDAQFSQYMFNGIYVNPGYAGYKEALNIHGYYRNQWTGIEGAPRSFSIAVDNIAADGNVGWGVQIMSDRLGAQSNESIYANYAYRIRTNEDGTARLSFGLSAGLVQLGINGKMLWTQDPETEIIPGVIKTMVPDARAGIYYADQQFYAGISVDNLVSPHVNKSKYAFIPQPRPHYYLTAGMMLPVNEQVRLKPSFLLKDDRGGPTSLDLNLFLLFKEMLWVGGGYRTRVDLYSKAYLQKTLVTANAAIAAVEVFPTPNLRVGYAYDFSIGPLQSYTSGTHELSIGYSLGSILGNSGGSKSRVECPKFF; via the coding sequence ATGAAAAGAAGTATCATATTGATGATGTTGCTGCTGCTGGGCAAACTGTCGTTTGCTCAGCAGGACGCACAGTTCAGTCAGTACATGTTCAACGGTATCTACGTTAATCCTGGCTATGCAGGTTATAAAGAGGCGCTGAACATCCACGGTTATTACCGTAACCAGTGGACTGGCATTGAAGGTGCTCCCCGCAGTTTTTCAATTGCTGTGGATAATATTGCGGCTGATGGTAATGTGGGCTGGGGCGTTCAGATCATGAGCGACCGGCTTGGCGCGCAGAGTAATGAATCTATATATGCCAACTATGCATACCGTATAAGGACCAATGAGGATGGTACGGCCAGACTTTCCTTCGGTCTGAGCGCTGGTCTGGTACAACTGGGTATCAATGGTAAAATGCTCTGGACGCAGGACCCGGAAACAGAGATCATACCTGGCGTGATTAAGACCATGGTACCCGATGCAAGAGCGGGTATCTATTATGCCGACCAGCAGTTTTACGCAGGTATCTCGGTAGATAACCTGGTATCTCCTCACGTCAATAAATCCAAATATGCGTTTATCCCGCAGCCAAGACCGCACTATTACCTGACCGCAGGCATGATGTTGCCGGTGAATGAGCAGGTCCGGTTAAAGCCTTCCTTCCTGTTGAAAGATGACAGAGGCGGCCCGACAAGTCTGGATCTCAACCTCTTCCTGCTGTTTAAAGAAATGCTGTGGGTAGGCGGTGGTTACCGTACAAGAGTAGACCTCTACAGCAAAGCATACCTGCAAAAAACACTGGTCACTGCCAATGCGGCCATCGCCGCAGTAGAAGTGTTCCCTACTCCCAATTTGCGTGTAGGATACGCCTACGACTTTTCGATCGGACCATTGCAAAGCTATACCTCGGGTACCCATGAACTGTCAATCGGATACTCCCTCGGAAGTATCCTGGGTAACTCCGGAGGAAGCAAGTCGAGAGTGGAGTGTCCGAAATTCTTCTGA